The following are encoded together in the Plasmodium malariae genome assembly, chromosome: 1 genome:
- the PmUG01_01014700 gene encoding conserved Plasmodium protein, unknown function codes for MDICISHLYNRQIKKSILQDVFYKLENYDNEGFLCFDINSSGNLLVASSKTSLYFFHILTGTLLVQYCYSNEQEKYKHLKKDVFEEVNINSFDLNGINNGYSQYSNKIGDDKNEGNFSGNQNGMNHNDIEYDQKDGNDNNNEDANSGENTNNDEHVNYDENDNNEEEVNNNEDANNDGHWDENKYAQYKQSKNCVEDLKNKNEYDKNCATANMTDNLQNEYSEKLFTGNISPFNNDFERRNNKRKQFSLKGQKMKKVKKRSRHPQKSLNKNQDNTNCSKSKNNDCSNKKNSEEKLEDENIYIKKVQFIKNDEYLLCISKRYLHIYKICKYPITRIVYIDLLYLCIGIETIISDKLFFPCFFSEYFYFLYKTNEYKRSERVINNALNNYAIHSVTPNSDIDMTKCKEKSDYFDMGKEVDITHLCIGDAAGERGHLHILKKFYKLYESLNFKKIRNFEMCEVKCISLKKKNYIDNDEKKTVYIIDLILCLKEQIPYVSRIYIEQIGEHINELNKEYMNDYIVDINQTFPLISVEHMNITFQESARERCAHVKKDTVYTKSKTKIKKKYLKGFLKNLVNNQGRCVNQKERKYMISGVGNVETIEDNIKILNTTDGHINQSSCLLSIHSDNVDEKDSSCNEAKDKDENIGERKNEEISDLTKYYENYEKNRKYLKKIVNGFFPICFYKKGCKRRFKELPTALNIYDNLDNLLRENAEKKICILEGEEKLEGKEEKQKDVAEEQKIVYRRGHFKKENNHYIFDYSGKDKNNYFKFPCDLLRNKNTLKNVNKYRNVDKNSHYVFVGTYSYILAFELHYIKEGAIIEENESSKMNLFTNNIACEKIKIIKDEVYKVYNNFFRTVKTKKLFEKKIELKFLFKIYLGIVAPLEIVIREKGNILCVRTQEKVFLYKINYKYSVENSLINENERGNSSKGVPISADTNSTSNKMGDNSSLIESEKKENEKEKTFIYSRIDQICLYHTIHNPIQKEIHELCCFSEDIYHSSLLVVSLKSGIYTLYIYDLKMMDLQNAVKVNISAHKGFKQIKWVKCYDMLVALSNVGNYILILKNKHLNNWSFFISDFELIDSNIEVIEEDNEFDFIENIQPKHKNIDDDIWKYFIIYLNIFVKNKICIQNLKHPSCLFPMLYTGYYKNCPKYFFYDSNYDFSKENFLNFNLDASVEKKWEDTGKNGKKKSNKFLQIRENLFHYTNLKFEEKDETQENDLFIVDNSNTVHLFTSSPIYYLYYKNIINFSI; via the coding sequence ATGGATATTTGTATAAGTCATCTTTATAATagacaaataaaaaaaagtatattacaggatgtattttacaaattagaaaattatgataatgaAGGATTTTTATGTTTTGATATAAATTCAAGTGGAAATCTGCTGGTAGCTTCCTCTAAAAcatctctttattttttccacatTTTAACTGGTACTTTGTTAGTACAATATTGCTATTCTAATGAacaagaaaaatacaaacatCTGAAAAAAGACGTTTTCGaagaagtaaatataaattcctTTGACTTAAATGGAATAAATAATGGTTATAGCcaatatagtaataaaattggggatgataaaaatgaaggaaACTTTAGTGGGAATCAGAATGGCATGAACCATAACGATATTGAATATGATCAAAAAGACggaaatgataataataacgaAGATGCGAACAGTGGTGAAAATACTAATAATGATGAACATGTGAACtatgatgaaaatgataataatgaggAAGAAGTCAACAATAACGAAGATGCTAACAATGATGGTCATTGGGATGAAAACAAATATGCACAGTATAAGCAAAGCAAAAATTGTGTAGAagacttaaaaaataaaaacgaatatgataaaaattgtGCTACTGCAAACATGACAGATAACTTGCAAAACGAATATTCTGAGAAGTTGTTTACAGGAAATATCTCTCCTTTTAATAATGATTTtgaaagaagaaataataaaagaaagcaattttcattaaaaggACAAAAGATGAAGAAAGTAAAGAAACGTTCTAGACACCCTCAGAAAAGTTTAAACAAAAATCAAGATAATACAAATTGttcaaaaagtaaaaataatgactgtagcaataagaaaaattcaGAAGAAAAATTGGaagatgaaaatatatatattaaaaaagtacagtttataaaaaatgatgagtATTTACTATGTATATCAAAAAGATatttgcacatatataaaatatgcaaatacCCTATTACTAGAATAGTGTATAttgatttattatatttgtgtattggAATTGAAACAATTATATCGGACaagttattttttccttgttTCTTTTCcgagtatttttattttttatataaaacaaatgaatataaacGATCAGAAAGGGTCATTAATAAtgctttaaataattatgctATACATTCAGTGACCCCCAATTCGGATATAGATATGACTAAATGTAAGGAAAAGTCCGATTATTTTGATATGGGCAAAGAAGTGGATATTACGCACCTATGTATTGGGGATGCTGCAGGAGAAAGAGGACATTtacacattttaaaaaaattttataaattgtatgaaagtttaaattttaagaaaattagaAATTTTGAAATGTGTGAAGTTAAGTGtataagtttaaaaaaaaaaaattatatagataacgatgaaaaaaaaactgtttatataatagatTTGATTTTATGTTTAAAGGAGCAAATTCCATATGTGTcaagaatatatatagaacaaATAGGTGAGCATATAAATGAgttaaataaagaatatatgaATGATTATATTGTTGATATAAATCAAACGTTTCCCCTAATTTCTGTTGAACATATGAATATTACATTTCAAGAAAGCGCAAGAGAAAGGTGTGCGCATGTGAAGAAGGATACGGTATATACAAagagtaaaacaaaaattaagaaaaaatatttgaaaggatttttaaaaaacttagTCAATAATCAAGGAAGATGTGTAAATCAAAAGGAACGCAAGTATATGATCAGTGGTGTGGGAAACGTTGAGACGATAgaagataatataaaaattttaaataccACAGATGGTCATATCAACCAAAGTAGTTGCTTATTAAGCATTCATTCAGATAACGTTGATGAGAAGGATAGCTCATGCAATGAGGCAAAAGATAAGGATGAAAATATTGGAGAAAGGAAAAACGAAGAAATTTCCGATTTGACGAAATATTacgaaaattatgaaaaaaatagaaaatacttaaaaaaaatagtgaaTGGGTTTTTTcctatatgtttttataagaaAGGATGCAAAAGGAGGTTTAAAGAATTACCAACTGCGCTAAATATATACGACAATTTAGATAACCTTTTGAGAGAGAATGctgagaaaaaaatatgcattttgGAGGGAGAAGAAAAACTAgaaggaaaagaagaaaaacaaaaagacgTAGCagaagaacaaaaaatagtatatagGAGAGGACactttaaaaaggaaaataaccACTACATCTTTGACTATTCTGGAAAGGATAAAAACAACTATTTTAAATTTCCATGTGATTTactaagaaataaaaatacgcTTAAAAATGTGAATAAATATAGGAATGTAGACAAGAACAGTCACTATGTATTTGTGGGTACGTATTCTTATATACTTGCGTTCGAgttacattatataaaagaaggTGCTATTatagaagaaaatgaaaGTAGTAAGATGAACCTGTTCACAAATAATATCGCatgtgaaaaaataaaaattataaaagatgAAGTATATAaggtatataataatttctttagAACTgtcaaaacaaaaaaattgtttgaaaaaaaaatagaattaaaatttttatttaaaatatatttgggAATAGTAGCACCTTTAGAAATTGTTATAAGAGAGAAGGGAAACATTTTATGTGTTAGAACACAAGAGAAAGTTTTTTTGtacaaaattaattacaaatataGTGTTGAAAATTCTTTAATAAATGAGAATGAAAGAGGAAATAGTAGTAAAGGGGTTCCAATCTCTGCCGATACAAATAGTACGTCGAACAAAATGGGAGACAATTCTTCATTAATTGAATccgaaaaaaaagaaaacgagaaagagaaaacatttatttacAGTCGTATTGAtcaaatatgtttatatcaCACAATTCATAATCCTAttcaaaaagaaatacatgAGTTATGTTGTTTTAGTGAAGACATTTATCACTCCAGCTTATTAGTTGTATCTTTAAAATCAGGAATAtacacattatatatttatgactTAAAAATGATGGATTTACAAAATGCCGTTAAGGTGAACATTTCTGCACATAAAGGgtttaaacaaataaaatgggTAAAATGTTATGATATGTTAGTAGCTTTGTCAAATGTAgggaattatatattaattttaaaaaataaacatttaaataactggagtttttttatatctgaCTTTGAATTGATAGATTCAAATATTGAAGTAATTGAAGAAGACAATGAATTTGATTTTATTGAAAACATTCAACCGaagcataaaaatatagatgatgatatatggaaatattttataatttatttaaatatatttgtaaaaaataaaatatgtattcaGAATTTAAAGCACCCATCTTGTCTCTTTCCAATGTTATACACgggatattataaaaattgtccaaaatattttttttacgacTCAAATTATGACTTTTCAAAAGAAAATTTCTTGAATTTCAATTTAGATGCATCTGTAGAGAAAAAATGGGAAGATACAGGAaaaaacggaaaaaaaaaaagtaataaatttttacaaataagagaaaatttgtttcattacacaaatttaaaatttgaagAAAAAGACGAGACGCAGGAAAATGATTTGTTCATTGTGGACAACTCTAATACTGTGCACTTATTCACAAGTAGCccaatatattatttatattacaagaatataataaatttttcaatttaa